A genomic window from Streptomyces mirabilis includes:
- a CDS encoding FadR/GntR family transcriptional regulator — translation MSTLAHTMMTAARSSDSGLAGPGGLDRYPYAEGPGAERVGASAWEGADPELGRVGRRAAGSRGRGLHGQLVQQLGQMIVSGDLGADRPLVPEEIGQRFEVSRTVVRESLRVLEAKGLVSARPNVGTRVRPVSDWNLLDPDIIEWRAFGPQRDDQRRELSELRWTIEPLAARLAAGHGREEVQQRLGDMVEIMGHAMAQGDSLTFSRADAEFHSLLIQVSGNRMLEHLSGIVSAALQVSGGPVTGCDRPTETSLTHHGRIVDALAEADGAAAEAAMRQLLAVHPEVERVVPAPREH, via the coding sequence GTGAGTACCCTTGCGCACACCATGATGACCGCCGCCCGCTCCTCAGACTCCGGCCTGGCCGGCCCGGGCGGACTCGACCGCTACCCCTACGCCGAGGGCCCTGGTGCCGAACGCGTCGGCGCCTCCGCGTGGGAGGGCGCGGACCCGGAACTGGGCCGCGTCGGCCGGCGCGCCGCGGGCAGCCGCGGACGCGGACTGCACGGCCAACTCGTTCAGCAGCTGGGTCAGATGATCGTCTCCGGCGACCTGGGCGCGGACCGTCCGCTCGTCCCCGAGGAGATCGGACAACGGTTCGAGGTCTCCCGTACCGTCGTCCGTGAGTCGCTCCGCGTCCTGGAGGCGAAGGGGCTGGTCAGCGCCCGCCCCAACGTCGGCACGCGCGTGCGTCCCGTCAGTGACTGGAATCTCCTCGACCCGGACATCATCGAATGGCGGGCCTTCGGGCCGCAGCGCGACGACCAGCGGCGCGAGCTGAGCGAGCTGCGCTGGACGATCGAGCCGCTCGCCGCGCGCCTGGCCGCCGGGCACGGGCGCGAGGAGGTCCAGCAGCGTCTCGGAGACATGGTCGAGATCATGGGCCACGCCATGGCGCAGGGTGACTCGCTCACCTTCTCGCGGGCCGACGCGGAGTTCCATTCGCTACTCATCCAGGTATCGGGCAATCGCATGCTGGAGCACCTTTCCGGGATCGTCTCGGCCGCGCTCCAGGTCTCCGGCGGCCCCGTCACCGGCTGCGACCGACCGACCGAGACCTCCTTGACGCACCACGGCCGGATCGTCGACGCCTTGGCCGAGGCCGACGGCGCGGCGGCCGAGGCGGCCATGCGGCAGTTGCTCGCCGTTCACCCCGAGGTGGAGCGCGTGGTGCCCGCGCCGCGCGAGCACTGA
- a CDS encoding RNA polymerase sigma factor, protein MSASTSRTLPPEIAESVSVMALIERGKAEGQIAGDDVRRAFEADQIPATQWKNVLRSLNQILEEEGVTLMVSAAEPKRTRKSVAAKSPAKRTATKTVAAKTVTTKKATATTAPAVPMADDPAEDASAKKVAAKKTVAKKAVAKKTVAKKAVAKKTTAKKDDVELIDDEAVEETPGKPGAEEPAEDGAQGFVLSDEDEDDAPAQQVAAAGATADPVKDYLKQIGKVPLLNAEQEVELAKRIEAGLFAEDKLANADKLAPKLKRELEIIAEDGRRAKNHLLEANLRLVVSLAKRYTGRGMLFLDLIQEGNLGLIRAVEKFDYTKGYKFSTYATWWIRQAITRAMADQARTIRIPVHMVEVINKLARVQRQMLQDLGREPTPEELAKELDMTPEKVIEVQKYGREPISLHTPLGEDGDSEFGDLIEDSEAVVPADAVSFTLLQEQLHSVLDTLSEREAGVVSMRFGLTDGQPKTLDEIGKVYGVTRERIRQIESKTMSKLRHPSRSQVLRDYLD, encoded by the coding sequence GTGTCGGCCAGCACATCCCGTACGCTCCCGCCGGAGATCGCCGAGTCCGTCTCTGTCATGGCGCTCATTGAGCGGGGAAAGGCTGAGGGGCAGATCGCCGGCGATGACGTGCGTCGGGCCTTCGAAGCTGACCAGATTCCGGCCACTCAGTGGAAGAACGTACTGCGCAGCCTCAACCAGATCCTCGAGGAAGAGGGTGTGACGCTGATGGTCAGTGCCGCGGAGCCCAAGCGCACCCGAAAGAGCGTCGCAGCGAAGAGTCCGGCCAAGCGCACCGCCACCAAGACGGTCGCGGCGAAGACGGTGACCACCAAGAAGGCCACCGCCACCACCGCCCCGGCGGTGCCCATGGCCGACGATCCGGCTGAGGACGCGTCCGCCAAGAAGGTCGCCGCCAAGAAGACGGTCGCCAAGAAGGCCGTCGCCAAGAAGACGGTCGCCAAGAAGGCCGTCGCCAAGAAGACCACCGCCAAGAAGGACGACGTCGAGCTGATCGACGACGAGGCGGTCGAGGAGACCCCGGGCAAGCCCGGTGCCGAGGAGCCCGCCGAGGACGGCGCCCAGGGCTTCGTCCTGTCCGACGAGGACGAGGACGACGCGCCCGCGCAGCAGGTCGCCGCGGCCGGCGCCACCGCCGACCCGGTCAAGGACTACCTCAAGCAGATCGGCAAGGTCCCCCTGCTCAACGCCGAGCAGGAGGTCGAGCTCGCCAAGCGCATCGAGGCGGGCCTGTTCGCCGAGGACAAGCTGGCCAACGCCGACAAGCTCGCCCCCAAGCTCAAGCGCGAGCTGGAGATCATCGCCGAGGACGGCCGTCGGGCCAAGAACCACCTCCTGGAGGCCAACCTCCGCCTGGTGGTCTCCCTGGCCAAGCGCTACACCGGCCGCGGCATGCTCTTCCTGGACCTCATCCAGGAGGGCAACCTCGGTCTGATCCGCGCGGTGGAGAAGTTCGACTACACCAAGGGCTACAAGTTCTCCACGTACGCCACCTGGTGGATCCGTCAGGCGATCACCCGCGCCATGGCCGACCAGGCCCGCACCATCCGTATCCCGGTGCACATGGTCGAGGTCATCAACAAGCTCGCGCGCGTGCAGCGTCAGATGCTCCAGGACCTGGGCCGCGAGCCCACCCCGGAGGAGCTGGCGAAGGAACTCGACATGACCCCTGAGAAGGTCATCGAGGTTCAGAAGTACGGCCGCGAGCCCATCTCGCTGCACACCCCGCTGGGCGAGGACGGCGACAGCGAGTTCGGTGACCTCATCGAGGACTCCGAGGCCGTCGTCCCGGCCGACGCGGTCAGCTTCACGCTCCTCCAGGAGCAGCTGCACTCCGTCCTCGACACTCTGTCCGAGCGCGAGGCGGGCGTCGTCTCCATGCGTTTCGGTCTCACCGACGGTCAGCCGAAGACCCTCGACGAGATCGGCAAGGTGTACGGCGTCACGCGTGAGCGGATCCGTCAGATCGAGTCCAAGACGATGTCGAAGCTGCGCCACCCGTCGCGTTCGCAGGTGCTGCGCGACTACCTCGACTAG
- a CDS encoding serine protease codes for MRRPFAPVLALAAAAALIPLASPAPAATDDIVIGGHPVDIAQSPWTVALSSRDRFGGTRAGQFCGGVVIGPSLVLTAAHCLSPLVLGAPPQQMRDLKIIADRTDLLSGNGKEIPVRDTWVNPQYDAVTNAGDFAVITLASPLPQSSVIRMAPSGDPAYAPGTAATVYGWGDTTGTGTYALGLRSAGVNVLSDSICERAYPGSEDGTYQATSMVCAGAAAGGRDACQGDSGGPLVAQGRLIGLVSWGSGCGQAGSPGVYTRVSDVVKALGKRR; via the coding sequence ATGCGCCGTCCTTTCGCCCCAGTACTGGCCCTTGCGGCCGCCGCGGCCCTCATACCGCTGGCATCCCCCGCCCCGGCCGCGACCGACGACATCGTCATCGGGGGCCATCCGGTCGACATCGCCCAGAGCCCGTGGACGGTCGCACTGTCCAGCCGTGACCGGTTCGGGGGAACGCGGGCCGGACAGTTCTGCGGGGGCGTGGTGATCGGCCCGTCGCTCGTGCTGACTGCGGCCCACTGCCTGAGCCCGCTCGTGCTGGGGGCTCCGCCGCAGCAGATGCGCGACTTGAAGATCATCGCGGACCGCACCGACCTGCTGTCCGGCAACGGCAAGGAGATCCCGGTGCGCGACACCTGGGTCAATCCGCAGTACGACGCCGTCACGAACGCCGGTGACTTCGCCGTGATCACCCTCGCCTCCCCGCTGCCCCAGAGCTCGGTCATCCGTATGGCCCCCTCAGGGGATCCCGCGTACGCACCCGGCACGGCCGCCACGGTCTACGGCTGGGGCGATACGACAGGCACCGGCACCTACGCGCTCGGTCTGCGGTCCGCGGGCGTGAACGTACTGTCCGACTCCATCTGCGAGCGTGCGTACCCGGGGAGTGAGGACGGAACCTATCAAGCCACTTCCATGGTGTGCGCCGGGGCGGCCGCGGGTGGGCGGGATGCCTGCCAGGGGGACAGCGGCGGCCCGCTGGTGGCCCAGGGGCGGCTGATCGGCCTTGTGTCGTGGGGCAGCGGCTGTGGGCAGGCCGGAAGCCCCGGGGTCTACACGCGGGTCTCGGACGTCGTCAAGGCGCTCGGTAAGCGCCGCTGA
- a CDS encoding DUF7455 domain-containing protein, whose translation MTTVLTPASPLTAADRCDRCGAQAYLRVVLLSGGELLFCAHHGRKFEPELKKIAAEIQDETERLTSVPATSNDEER comes from the coding sequence GTGACTACTGTTCTGACCCCCGCGAGCCCGCTGACGGCCGCTGACCGCTGCGACCGTTGCGGCGCCCAGGCATATCTGCGCGTCGTCCTCCTCAGCGGCGGTGAACTGCTCTTCTGCGCCCACCACGGGCGCAAGTTTGAGCCGGAACTCAAGAAGATCGCCGCTGAGATACAGGACGAGACGGAGCGACTGACGTCGGTCCCGGCAACGTCCAACGACGAAGAGCGCTGA
- a CDS encoding DNA gyrase/topoisomerase IV subunit B, with the protein MTADTSVPSTALLTGADRDGSNYTARHLLVLEGLEAVRKRPGMYIGSTDSRGLMHCLWEIIDNSVDEALGGYCDHIEVILHDDASVEVRDNGRGIPVDVEPKTGMSGVEVVMTKLHAGGKFGGGSYAASGGLHGVGASVVNALSARLDVEVDRGGHTHAVSFRRGTPGAFKADGPEAAFDASSGLRKLKRIPKTRTGTRVRYWADRQIFLKDAKLSLENLHQRARQTAFLVPGLTIVVRDEYGLGEGGSKGEESFRFDGGISEFCEYLAADKPVCDVLRFSGQGTFKETVPVLDDHGQMTPTEVTRELGVDVALRWGTGYDTNLKSFVNIIATPKGGTHVAGFEQAVAKTMNEVLRAKKLLRVAEDDIVKDDALEGLTAVVTVRLAEPQFEGQTKEVLGTSAARRIVTNVVSNELKAFLTTTKRDAAAQARVVMEKAVAAARTRIAARQHKDAQRRKTALESSSLPAKLADCRSDDVERSELFIVEGDSALGTAKLARNSEFQALLPIRGKILNVQKASVTDMLKNAECGAIIQVIGAGSGRTFDIDAARYGKIILLVDADVDGAHIRILLLTLFQRYMRPMVEAGRVFAAVPPLHRIELSQPKKGQDKYVYTYSDRELRETLLELQRKNVRYKDSIQRYKGLGEMDADQLAETTMDPRHRTLRRINISDLEASEQVFDLLMGNDVAPRKEFISSSAATLDRSRIDA; encoded by the coding sequence GTGACCGCCGACACGTCCGTGCCGTCCACAGCGTTGCTGACCGGAGCAGACCGGGACGGTTCCAACTACACCGCGCGGCACCTGCTCGTCCTCGAGGGGCTCGAGGCCGTACGCAAGCGCCCCGGCATGTACATCGGCTCGACCGACAGCCGCGGTCTGATGCACTGCCTGTGGGAGATCATCGACAACTCCGTGGACGAGGCCCTCGGGGGCTACTGTGACCACATCGAGGTGATCCTGCACGACGACGCCTCGGTGGAGGTGCGCGACAACGGCCGCGGCATCCCGGTCGACGTGGAGCCCAAGACAGGCATGTCGGGCGTCGAGGTCGTGATGACCAAGCTGCACGCGGGCGGCAAGTTCGGAGGCGGCTCGTACGCGGCCTCCGGCGGTCTGCACGGCGTGGGCGCCTCCGTGGTGAACGCGCTCTCCGCCCGTCTCGACGTCGAGGTGGACCGTGGTGGCCACACCCACGCGGTGAGCTTCCGGCGCGGCACCCCGGGAGCGTTCAAGGCGGACGGTCCCGAGGCCGCCTTCGACGCGAGCAGCGGTCTGCGGAAGCTGAAGCGGATCCCCAAGACCCGCACCGGCACGCGCGTGCGCTACTGGGCCGACCGCCAGATCTTCCTCAAGGACGCCAAGCTCTCCCTGGAGAACCTGCACCAGCGCGCCCGCCAGACCGCGTTCCTGGTGCCCGGCCTGACCATCGTCGTCCGTGACGAATACGGGCTCGGCGAGGGCGGCAGCAAGGGCGAGGAGTCCTTCCGCTTCGACGGCGGCATCAGTGAATTCTGCGAGTACCTGGCCGCCGACAAGCCCGTCTGCGACGTCCTCCGCTTCTCCGGGCAGGGCACCTTCAAGGAGACCGTCCCGGTCCTGGACGACCACGGACAGATGACGCCCACCGAGGTCACCCGTGAGCTCGGCGTCGACGTGGCGCTGCGCTGGGGCACCGGTTACGACACGAACCTCAAGTCGTTCGTGAACATCATCGCCACGCCCAAGGGCGGCACCCACGTCGCCGGCTTCGAGCAGGCCGTCGCCAAGACGATGAACGAGGTGCTGCGGGCCAAGAAGCTGCTGCGGGTCGCCGAGGACGACATCGTCAAGGACGACGCGCTGGAGGGCCTGACCGCCGTCGTCACCGTGCGCCTCGCGGAGCCGCAGTTCGAGGGGCAGACCAAGGAGGTCCTCGGCACCTCGGCGGCCCGCAGGATCGTGACGAACGTGGTCTCCAACGAACTCAAGGCCTTCCTGACCACCACGAAGCGGGACGCGGCCGCGCAGGCCCGGGTCGTGATGGAGAAGGCCGTGGCTGCCGCGCGTACGCGGATCGCGGCCCGTCAGCACAAGGACGCGCAGCGTCGCAAGACGGCCCTCGAGTCCTCCTCGCTGCCCGCCAAGCTCGCGGACTGCCGCAGCGACGACGTCGAGCGCAGCGAGCTGTTCATCGTCGAGGGAGACTCCGCGCTCGGCACCGCCAAGCTGGCCAGGAACTCCGAGTTCCAAGCGCTGCTGCCGATTCGCGGCAAGATCCTCAACGTCCAGAAGGCGTCCGTCACGGACATGCTCAAGAACGCCGAGTGCGGTGCGATCATCCAGGTCATAGGGGCCGGGTCCGGCCGGACGTTCGACATCGACGCAGCGCGGTACGGGAAGATCATCCTGCTCGTCGACGCCGACGTCGACGGTGCGCACATCCGGATTCTGCTGCTGACACTCTTCCAGCGGTACATGCGACCGATGGTCGAGGCGGGGCGGGTGTTCGCGGCGGTGCCGCCACTGCACCGCATCGAGCTGAGCCAGCCCAAGAAGGGCCAGGACAAGTACGTCTACACGTACTCGGACCGTGAGCTGCGCGAGACGCTGCTGGAGCTGCAGCGCAAGAACGTGCGCTACAAGGACTCGATCCAGCGTTACAAGGGTCTTGGCGAGATGGACGCCGATCAGCTGGCGGAGACGACGATGGACCCGCGTCACCGGACGCTGCGGCGGATCAACATCTCCGACCTGGAGGCGTCCGAGCAGGTGTTTGACCTGCTGATGGGGAACGATGTCGCTCCCCGTAAGGAGTTCATCTCCAGCTCTGCGGCGACGCTGGATCGGTCGCGTATCGACGCGTAG
- a CDS encoding DUF1453 domain-containing protein, with protein sequence MSGLVNALVILAVVVLVIARQFRTRRISTDRRWWIVPVVLAVIALREPGLIDVHHRTEAILLLGAELFIGLAIGAAWGWTTRIWAEPDGSVWSKSTKASAAVWGVGIALRLGLFGIGALLGVHQDSSALLLALAATLLVRSGILAWRSQSLYPAVTQATAYGDDVPRGSWKERV encoded by the coding sequence ATGTCCGGGCTCGTCAATGCCTTGGTGATCCTTGCCGTTGTAGTGCTGGTCATCGCGCGCCAGTTCCGTACGCGCAGGATCAGCACGGACAGGCGCTGGTGGATCGTGCCCGTCGTCCTGGCCGTGATCGCTCTGCGGGAGCCGGGCCTGATCGACGTCCACCATCGGACCGAGGCGATTCTGCTGCTCGGGGCAGAGCTGTTCATCGGGCTGGCCATCGGAGCCGCGTGGGGGTGGACGACACGGATATGGGCGGAGCCGGACGGCTCGGTGTGGAGCAAGAGCACCAAGGCCAGCGCGGCCGTCTGGGGCGTGGGCATAGCCCTGCGGCTGGGACTGTTCGGCATCGGCGCCCTGCTGGGCGTCCATCAGGACAGCTCCGCCCTGCTGCTCGCCCTCGCGGCCACTCTGCTGGTCCGCTCCGGGATCCTGGCCTGGCGCTCTCAGTCTCTGTACCCGGCCGTCACGCAGGCGACGGCGTACGGTGACGACGTGCCCCGGGGCTCGTGGAAGGAGCGCGTGTGA
- a CDS encoding sensor histidine kinase — MTENALKRWPSREALSRAGVVRSRRALAWAARLFALGLLLWTTFTSGHLGAWKIAAGALGVLVCGLAAWAFWRTTLEHRLLPSLALLALLLAIATVGASTGFRVPAIVLWCGCAISAIERLPLVAALPATSVALSAFAAVNNDVWLTTAATAGGLALAGYVLRLDAEARGSAQRLLAQERAARVAEAESAALAERARIAREIHDVLAHSLSAQMVHLEAARLLIERGGDREQILERVVAARGMAREGLAETRQALSALRGEMSPVEDFLSELVATADGADITVSGERQPLPAEASQAVRRVAQEALTNVRKHAPGAQVHLRLEYGEHEVTLGVRDSGGPPGELSGAGAGYGLLGMRERAELLGGSLEAGPDEEGFVVTLRVPV; from the coding sequence GTGACGGAGAACGCCTTGAAGCGCTGGCCCTCCCGCGAGGCGCTGTCCCGAGCGGGAGTGGTCAGGTCCAGGCGTGCGCTCGCCTGGGCCGCGCGCCTCTTCGCCCTCGGCCTGCTCCTGTGGACGACCTTCACGAGCGGCCATCTCGGCGCCTGGAAGATCGCGGCGGGCGCTCTGGGGGTCCTCGTCTGCGGGCTGGCGGCGTGGGCCTTCTGGCGGACCACGCTCGAACACCGTCTGCTGCCGTCCCTGGCGCTGCTCGCCCTGCTGCTCGCGATCGCGACGGTGGGAGCGAGCACGGGATTCCGGGTGCCGGCCATCGTCCTGTGGTGCGGGTGCGCCATCAGCGCCATAGAGAGGTTGCCTCTAGTGGCGGCGCTGCCTGCCACCTCCGTGGCACTGAGCGCGTTCGCGGCGGTCAACAACGACGTCTGGCTGACCACGGCCGCCACCGCCGGGGGGCTCGCCCTGGCCGGATACGTGCTGCGCCTCGACGCGGAGGCCCGCGGCAGTGCCCAGAGGTTGCTCGCTCAGGAGCGGGCGGCTCGCGTGGCCGAGGCGGAGTCCGCGGCACTGGCGGAGCGGGCCAGGATCGCGCGGGAGATCCATGACGTCCTGGCGCACAGTCTCTCGGCACAGATGGTGCATCTGGAGGCGGCCCGGCTGCTGATCGAGCGGGGAGGCGACCGGGAGCAGATCCTCGAGCGGGTCGTGGCGGCACGTGGGATGGCCCGTGAGGGGCTCGCCGAGACCCGGCAGGCGCTCTCCGCCCTTCGCGGGGAGATGTCCCCGGTGGAGGACTTCCTGAGCGAGCTGGTCGCCACGGCGGACGGCGCCGACATCACCGTCTCGGGTGAACGGCAGCCGCTGCCCGCCGAGGCCTCGCAGGCGGTGCGCAGGGTGGCGCAGGAAGCCCTGACGAACGTCCGCAAGCATGCGCCGGGCGCCCAGGTCCACCTGCGGCTCGAGTACGGCGAGCACGAAGTGACCCTGGGCGTACGGGACTCGGGAGGACCGCCGGGCGAACTCAGCGGTGCGGGGGCCGGGTACGGTCTGCTGGGCATGCGGGAGCGTGCTGAGCTGCTGGGCGGCTCGTTGGAGGCCGGGCCGGACGAGGAGGGGTTCGTGGTGACGCTGAGGGTGCCCGTATGA
- a CDS encoding response regulator transcription factor → MTEEGTRKPARVVVADDQTVVREGIVMLLGLLPGIEVVGAAGDGHEAVALVAELAPDVVLMDLRMPRCDGVEATRRIRAEHPGTQVVVLTTYADDESLFPALRAGARGYLTKDAGGDEIVRAVESVLSGDAGLSPSIQRRLLERLSEPAPAAVAPVEPPDGLTTRETEVLLLIAEGLTNQEIARRLHVSPATVKTHINNLFAKTGLKDRAQAVRYAFGKGLVRPPTG, encoded by the coding sequence ATGACGGAGGAGGGGACCAGGAAGCCGGCTCGGGTCGTGGTGGCGGACGATCAGACCGTGGTGCGCGAAGGCATTGTGATGCTGCTGGGCCTGCTGCCGGGGATCGAGGTCGTGGGTGCGGCGGGGGACGGGCACGAGGCCGTGGCGCTGGTGGCCGAGCTCGCCCCGGACGTCGTGCTGATGGACCTGCGCATGCCGCGCTGCGACGGCGTCGAGGCGACCCGGCGTATTCGCGCTGAGCATCCGGGGACACAGGTCGTCGTGCTCACCACGTACGCGGACGACGAGTCGCTGTTCCCCGCGCTCAGAGCGGGAGCCCGGGGCTATCTCACGAAGGACGCGGGCGGCGACGAGATCGTGCGCGCGGTGGAAAGCGTGCTGTCCGGGGACGCGGGACTCTCGCCGAGCATCCAACGGCGACTGCTGGAGCGGCTGTCGGAGCCGGCGCCCGCGGCCGTTGCGCCCGTGGAGCCGCCCGACGGGCTCACCACGCGGGAGACCGAGGTGCTGCTGCTGATCGCCGAGGGACTCACCAATCAGGAGATCGCCCGCAGACTGCATGTCTCCCCCGCCACCGTGAAGACCCACATCAACAATCTCTTCGCCAAGACGGGCCTCAAGGACCGTGCTCAGGCGGTGCGTTACGCCTTTGGGAAAGGTCTCGTACGGCCACCGACGGGATGA
- a CDS encoding DUF485 domain-containing protein, producing MEKHDGRDTGEVRFDDPWYDALASGWGELDSTGAPAVPFARPEHEGRTGGTADVYLEVQRSAAFQEVRSRYRRFVVPGVAVFFTWYVGYVVTATTAPGFMARPVAGAVNVAMVAGLGQFLSTFLFTWAYARHARLRRDRAALDLRWDTQELTRGVRGGER from the coding sequence GTGGAGAAGCACGACGGGCGCGATACCGGGGAGGTCCGGTTCGATGACCCCTGGTACGACGCGCTCGCTTCCGGCTGGGGTGAGTTGGACAGCACGGGCGCACCCGCCGTGCCGTTCGCGCGCCCGGAGCACGAAGGTCGCACGGGCGGGACGGCCGACGTCTATCTGGAGGTGCAGCGCAGCGCCGCCTTCCAGGAAGTGCGCAGTCGGTACCGGAGGTTCGTGGTGCCGGGCGTCGCCGTGTTCTTCACCTGGTACGTGGGCTATGTGGTGACCGCGACGACGGCGCCCGGGTTCATGGCCCGGCCCGTCGCCGGCGCGGTGAACGTGGCGATGGTGGCGGGGCTCGGGCAGTTCCTCAGCACGTTTCTGTTCACGTGGGCGTACGCACGGCATGCGCGGCTGCGCAGGGACCGGGCCGCACTGGATCTGCGCTGGGACACCCAGGAGCTGACCCGGGGCGTCCGAGGTGGTGAGCGGTGA
- a CDS encoding cation acetate symporter — MTGNHQTLALLLFSAFVAVTLGITTWVSRNRHGSAEEFYAGGRLFSPMENGFAISGDYMSAASFLGVTGLISLYGYDGLLYVVGFLVAWLVVLFLVAELVRNCGRFTLADVVAARMDERPVRIAAGTSSVTVSVLYLVAQMVGAGSLVALLLGGSSEAARNWTVIGVGALMVIYVSLGGMRATTWIQIVKAVLLLSGSIALTVLVLVRFHGDVNELLRAAAERSGHGDAFLAPGLKYGGDWTARFDFISLGLALVLGTAGLPHILSRFYTVPTARAARRSVVWSIGLLGGFYLMTIVLGFGAAAIVGPKEVRGANAAGNTAVPLLALDLGGGANSAGGTVLFAVVAAIAFATILAVVAGITLASSASVAHDLYASMRRRHAKPRSEVAVARTAAVGIGVVAIALGLLARDLNVAFLVGLAFAVAASANLPVLLYSLFWRSFTTRGAVWAVYGGLVPALLLVLLSPVVTGSPDSLFPSVDFQYFPLQNPGLVSIPLGFLAGWLGTVTSAEPPDEAKHAETEVRSLTGAGAV; from the coding sequence GTGACCGGCAACCATCAGACACTGGCGTTGTTGCTGTTCAGCGCGTTCGTGGCGGTGACGCTGGGGATCACGACGTGGGTGAGTCGAAACAGACACGGGTCTGCCGAGGAGTTCTATGCCGGCGGGCGGTTGTTCTCGCCGATGGAGAATGGTTTTGCCATTTCGGGCGACTACATGTCGGCGGCGTCGTTCCTGGGGGTCACGGGGCTCATCTCGCTCTACGGCTACGACGGGCTGCTGTATGTCGTCGGGTTTCTCGTCGCTTGGCTGGTCGTCCTGTTCCTGGTCGCCGAACTGGTACGCAACTGCGGGCGGTTCACGCTCGCCGACGTCGTCGCGGCCCGGATGGACGAACGGCCGGTGCGGATCGCGGCGGGAACCTCTTCGGTGACCGTGTCCGTTCTGTATCTGGTGGCGCAGATGGTGGGGGCGGGCAGCCTGGTCGCGCTACTGCTGGGAGGTTCGAGCGAGGCGGCGCGGAACTGGACGGTGATCGGCGTCGGCGCGCTCATGGTGATCTATGTGTCGCTGGGAGGGATGCGGGCCACCACATGGATTCAGATCGTCAAGGCGGTCCTGTTGCTGAGCGGTTCCATCGCCTTGACCGTGCTCGTCCTGGTGCGGTTCCACGGGGACGTGAATGAGTTGCTGCGTGCGGCGGCGGAGCGCAGTGGCCATGGTGACGCGTTTCTCGCGCCCGGGTTGAAGTACGGCGGGGACTGGACGGCGCGCTTCGACTTCATCAGTCTCGGCCTCGCGCTGGTGCTCGGCACGGCCGGGCTGCCGCACATCCTGTCGCGTTTCTACACCGTGCCCACGGCACGGGCAGCGCGGCGCTCGGTGGTCTGGTCGATCGGGCTCCTCGGGGGCTTCTATCTCATGACGATCGTGCTGGGCTTCGGCGCGGCGGCGATCGTCGGCCCAAAGGAGGTGCGGGGAGCGAACGCGGCGGGCAACACGGCGGTTCCGCTGCTGGCGCTCGATCTGGGCGGCGGCGCGAACTCCGCGGGAGGAACGGTTCTCTTTGCCGTCGTCGCGGCCATTGCCTTCGCAACGATCCTCGCGGTCGTCGCCGGGATCACCCTGGCGTCCTCGGCGTCCGTGGCGCACGACCTCTACGCCTCGATGCGCCGTCGGCACGCGAAGCCCCGCAGCGAGGTCGCCGTGGCGCGTACGGCGGCGGTGGGTATCGGGGTGGTCGCGATCGCGCTCGGGCTCCTGGCCCGCGATCTGAACGTGGCCTTCCTGGTGGGCCTCGCCTTCGCGGTCGCCGCGTCCGCGAACCTGCCGGTGCTGTTGTACTCGCTGTTCTGGCGGAGTTTCACGACCCGCGGTGCCGTGTGGGCCGTATACGGCGGCCTGGTGCCCGCGCTGCTGCTCGTCCTGCTGTCGCCGGTGGTGACAGGGAGTCCCGATTCGCTGTTCCCGAGCGTGGACTTCCAGTACTTCCCGTTGCAGAACCCCGGCCTGGTGTCGATTCCGCTCGGCTTCCTGGCGGGCTGGCTGGGCACGGTCACGTCCGCGGAGCCGCCGGACGAGGCCAAGCACGCCGAGACCGAGGTGCGGTCGCTGACGGGTGCCGGCGCGGTCTGA
- a CDS encoding response regulator has product MIDVLVVDDDFRVAEINAKYVGKVPGFRVAARAHSAAQALAAVERAPVDLVLLDHYLPDQTGLELVHRMRERGHGTDVIMITAASDVTTVQAAMRLGALHYLVKPFTFAALRTRLDSYAALRRTVDRVGGRGVAGQEQVDRIFSALRTTPVPSSPGLPSGHSEPTTDLICGVLHRANQPLSAHEVAAETGLSRSTAQRYLRHLEQAGRLRLSLKYGDTGRPEHRYAWVAP; this is encoded by the coding sequence ATGATTGACGTCCTGGTCGTGGACGACGACTTCCGCGTCGCTGAGATCAACGCGAAGTACGTGGGGAAGGTTCCCGGATTCCGGGTGGCCGCCCGCGCGCACAGCGCTGCCCAGGCCCTGGCCGCCGTGGAGCGCGCGCCCGTCGACCTGGTCCTGCTCGACCACTATCTGCCCGACCAGACAGGCCTCGAACTGGTGCACCGCATGCGCGAACGCGGCCACGGCACCGACGTCATCATGATCACCGCGGCCAGCGATGTGACGACCGTGCAGGCCGCGATGCGTCTGGGCGCCCTGCACTATCTGGTCAAGCCGTTCACCTTCGCCGCGCTGCGCACCCGCCTCGACTCGTACGCGGCCCTGCGGCGCACCGTCGACCGGGTCGGCGGGCGCGGCGTGGCGGGTCAGGAGCAGGTCGACCGGATCTTCAGCGCCTTGCGCACCACGCCCGTCCCGTCGTCGCCGGGACTGCCCAGCGGCCATTCGGAACCCACCACGGACCTGATCTGCGGTGTCCTCCACCGCGCGAACCAGCCGCTGTCGGCCCACGAGGTCGCGGCCGAGACCGGGCTCAGCCGCTCCACCGCGCAGCGCTATCTGCGCCACCTGGAACAGGCGGGACGGCTGCGCCTCTCGCTCAAGTACGGCGACACGGGCCGCCCGGAACACCGGTACGCCTGGGTGGCGCCCTAG